One window of Mediterraneibacter gnavus ATCC 29149 genomic DNA carries:
- a CDS encoding MogA/MoaB family molybdenum cofactor biosynthesis protein → MKAAIFTLDTESYKARKASAAGMVLKKLLEQSGFETAAVRVIPKDRKVAASVLKRVAEEQTAELVLTTGAAGHLESDCAPYALMDVAERLLPGIPETLRAFRNRDSLQAVLDCSAAGVCKKTLMVNLPGDAKEAKEALEFILPELKRAIEMLNV, encoded by the coding sequence ATGAAAGCGGCTATTTTTACGTTGGATACAGAAAGTTATAAAGCAAGAAAGGCAAGTGCGGCAGGGATGGTTTTAAAGAAACTGCTGGAACAGTCCGGGTTTGAGACTGCTGCCGTGCGTGTGATCCCGAAAGACCGGAAAGTGGCGGCATCGGTATTAAAAAGAGTGGCAGAGGAGCAGACCGCAGAGTTGGTTCTGACAACAGGAGCAGCAGGACATCTCGAGAGCGACTGTGCTCCATATGCACTGATGGATGTGGCAGAACGCCTTCTTCCGGGGATCCCGGAGACACTGCGTGCATTCCGCAACCGGGATTCTCTGCAGGCGGTTCTGGACTGCAGTGCGGCAGGTGTGTGCAAAAAGACGCTGATGGTAAATCTTCCGGGAGATGCCAAAGAGGCAAAGGAAGCACTGGAATTTATTCTTCCGGAATTAAAACGTGCGATTGAGATGTTGAACGTATGA
- a CDS encoding MBL fold metallo-hydrolase, with protein sequence MMRVTYLGHSGFLLEMEDALLLFDYYQGSLPEMDPEKTLFVFVSHVHYDHYNPDILKLRRQRQNIWYLFSDDVPMPDEQKQVIRLSPEEERRVNGIRVRTLPSTDEGVAFWIEYQGIVIYHAGDLNWWHWEGEPKSYNEQMRADYQKAIGELPDQPIDVAFVPADLRLGEQYVWGLDYFMRHTDTKNVFPMHFWGSYEVFDRLFHEPCTTEYRSRIREIQTEGQVFDIQSQT encoded by the coding sequence ATGATGCGGGTGACATATCTCGGACACAGTGGATTTCTTCTGGAGATGGAGGATGCCCTGCTTTTGTTTGATTATTATCAGGGCAGTCTCCCCGAAATGGATCCGGAAAAAACATTGTTTGTATTTGTGAGTCATGTACATTATGATCATTATAATCCGGACATTTTGAAATTGCGCCGTCAGAGACAGAACATCTGGTATCTTTTTTCTGATGATGTGCCGATGCCGGATGAACAGAAACAGGTAATCCGGCTGTCGCCCGAAGAAGAGAGGCGTGTGAATGGCATCCGGGTGCGTACACTGCCATCTACAGATGAAGGAGTCGCATTCTGGATAGAATATCAGGGAATCGTGATTTATCACGCAGGAGATTTGAACTGGTGGCACTGGGAAGGAGAACCAAAGTCGTATAACGAGCAGATGAGAGCGGATTATCAGAAGGCGATTGGAGAGCTTCCGGATCAGCCGATCGATGTTGCATTTGTGCCGGCGGATCTCCGTCTGGGTGAGCAGTATGTCTGGGGACTGGACTATTTTATGCGTCATACAGACACGAAAAATGTGTTCCCGATGCATTTCTGGGGATCCTATGAAGTGTTTGACAGGCTTTTTCACGAACCGTGTACAACAGAATATAGAAGCAGAATCCGAGAGATTCAGACAGAAGGACAGGTGTTTGACATTCAGAGTCAGACATAG
- a CDS encoding 3-deoxy-7-phosphoheptulonate synthase, with the protein MGMRINTTLPLPAELKAEYPLSKELTEIKKKRDAEIRDIFTGKSDKFVVIVGPCSADNEDSVCEYISRLAKVNEKVSDRLMIIPRIYTNKPRTTGEGYKGMLHQPKPDQAPDLLAGIIAIRKMHIRAIEESGLTSADEMLYPENRSYLDDILSYEAIGARSVENQQHRLTASGMDIPVGMKNPTSGDFSVMLNSVIAAQSSHTFIYRGMDVTTDGNDLAHVILRGGVDKYGTCNPNYHYEDLIRLQAMYGEKHLANPAAIVDANHSNSNKQFKEQIRIVSEVLHSRNYNTKLKELIKGVMIESYLEEGCQSIGADQIYGKSITDPCLGWEDTERLIYKIAEEC; encoded by the coding sequence ATGGGAATGAGAATCAATACAACGCTGCCGCTTCCGGCAGAATTGAAAGCAGAGTATCCGCTTTCAAAGGAACTTACAGAAATCAAGAAAAAAAGGGATGCTGAAATCCGGGACATTTTTACAGGAAAGTCAGACAAGTTTGTCGTGATCGTAGGGCCATGTTCCGCAGACAATGAAGATTCCGTGTGTGAATATATAAGCAGGCTGGCAAAAGTGAATGAAAAAGTATCAGACCGCCTGATGATTATTCCGCGGATCTACACGAACAAACCAAGGACAACAGGTGAGGGATATAAAGGAATGCTTCATCAGCCAAAACCGGATCAGGCGCCGGATCTGCTGGCTGGAATTATTGCGATCCGTAAGATGCATATCCGTGCCATAGAAGAAAGCGGACTGACAAGCGCGGATGAGATGCTGTATCCGGAGAACAGAAGCTATCTGGATGATATCTTATCTTATGAGGCAATCGGGGCGCGTTCTGTTGAAAACCAGCAACACAGACTGACGGCCAGCGGTATGGATATTCCGGTGGGGATGAAAAATCCGACCAGTGGTGATTTTTCTGTGATGCTCAACTCTGTGATCGCGGCACAGAGTTCCCATACTTTTATTTACAGAGGCATGGATGTAACGACAGATGGAAACGATCTGGCACATGTGATTCTGCGCGGCGGAGTGGACAAGTATGGTACTTGTAATCCAAATTATCACTATGAGGATCTGATCCGTCTTCAGGCGATGTATGGAGAGAAACATCTGGCCAATCCGGCAGCGATCGTCGATGCCAATCATTCAAATTCCAACAAGCAGTTCAAAGAGCAGATCCGCATTGTCAGTGAGGTGCTTCACAGCCGGAATTACAATACAAAATTAAAAGAGCTGATCAAAGGTGTGATGATTGAAAGTTATCTGGAAGAAGGATGTCAGAGTATCGGGGCAGACCAGATTTACGGAAAGTCCATTACAGACCCGTGTCTTGGATGGGAAGATACAGAGCGATTGATTTATAAAATAGCAGAAGAGTGCTAG
- a CDS encoding aldo/keto reductase, which translates to MRRQMLGKSMLEVPVVAAGCMRIQGMDETEVDEYIHTCLELGIQFFDHADIYGKGACESLFGRVFEQTEFRREDIILQSKCGIVPGVMYDFSKEHILQSVEESLRRLRTDYLDILLLHRPDALMEPEEVAEAFDLLEGSGKVRHFGVSNHTPMQIQLLKKCVRQDLLVNQLQFSIPFSNMVASGLEANMLTDGAVNRDNSVLDFCRLHDMTIQAWSPFQYGFFEGVFVDSEKYPELNQVLADLAEKYGTTKTGIASAWIFRHPAKIQMVAGTTNLKRLREIALAADIRLTREEWYQLYLSAGHILP; encoded by the coding sequence ATGAGAAGGCAGATGCTTGGAAAAAGTATGCTGGAAGTTCCGGTAGTTGCAGCTGGATGTATGCGTATTCAGGGAATGGATGAGACAGAGGTGGATGAGTATATCCATACCTGTCTGGAACTGGGAATTCAGTTTTTTGATCATGCGGATATTTATGGAAAAGGGGCATGCGAATCTCTGTTCGGACGTGTATTCGAGCAGACAGAATTTCGCAGAGAAGATATCATCCTGCAGTCTAAATGCGGGATTGTACCGGGTGTGATGTATGACTTTTCCAAAGAACATATTTTGCAGTCGGTAGAGGAATCTCTCCGCAGGCTGCGTACTGATTATCTGGATATCCTGCTTCTTCACAGACCGGATGCACTGATGGAGCCGGAAGAAGTGGCAGAAGCATTTGATCTGTTGGAGGGATCCGGAAAGGTGAGACATTTCGGTGTTTCCAATCATACGCCGATGCAGATCCAGCTTTTGAAAAAATGTGTGAGACAGGATCTTCTTGTCAATCAGCTTCAGTTCAGTATTCCGTTTTCTAACATGGTTGCATCAGGACTTGAGGCAAATATGCTGACAGATGGTGCCGTCAACCGAGACAACAGCGTGCTGGATTTTTGCAGACTGCATGATATGACGATTCAGGCATGGTCTCCGTTCCAGTATGGATTTTTCGAAGGGGTATTTGTTGACAGTGAGAAATATCCGGAATTAAATCAGGTGCTGGCGGATCTTGCGGAAAAATATGGGACAACAAAGACTGGTATCGCATCTGCATGGATATTCAGACATCCGGCAAAGATTCAGATGGTAGCAGGTACGACCAATCTGAAGCGATTGCGGGAGATCGCGCTGGCGGCAGATATCCGGCTGACCAGAGAAGAATGGTATCAGTTATATTTAAGTGCGGGACATATACTGCCATAG
- a CDS encoding aspartate carbamoyltransferase regulatory subunit has translation MKNTLNVGRISEGFVLDHIEAGKSMDIYKYLHLDKLDCCVAIIKNARSSKMGKKDIMKIECPIDFMDLDILGFIDHNITVNIISNEQVVDKKILRLPKEITNVIRCKNPRCITSIEQELDHIFVLTDEENQVYRCKYCEEKYSGR, from the coding sequence TTGAAAAATACATTGAACGTAGGACGTATTTCTGAAGGTTTTGTTCTGGATCACATCGAAGCAGGAAAAAGTATGGATATTTACAAATATCTTCACCTCGATAAACTGGACTGCTGTGTTGCGATCATCAAAAATGCCCGCAGCAGTAAAATGGGAAAAAAAGACATCATGAAGATCGAGTGTCCGATCGATTTTATGGACCTTGATATTCTCGGATTTATCGACCACAATATCACAGTCAATATTATCTCCAATGAACAGGTCGTCGACAAAAAAATCCTAAGACTTCCAAAAGAGATCACCAATGTGATCCGCTGCAAAAATCCAAGATGTATCACATCCATCGAACAGGAACTGGATCACATCTTTGTCCTGACAGATGAAGAAAACCAGGTATATCGTTGTAAATACTGTGAGGAAAAGTATTCCGGAAGATAA
- the pyrB gene encoding aspartate carbamoyltransferase: MRHLMSPLDFSVEELETLLNLAGDIEKHPEKYAHACEGKKLATLFYEPSTRTRLSHEAAMLNLGGSIMGFSSADSSSASKGESVSDTIRTVSCYADIVAMRHPKEGAPMVACKHASIPVINAGDGGHQHPTQTLTDLLTIRSVKGRLDHMTIGLCGDLKFGRTVHSLIHALVRYEGIKFVLISPEELRLPSYIRQDVLDKNHIEYKEVVRLEDAMPELDILYMTRVQKERFFNEEDYVRMKDFYILDKKKMQLAPSDMFVLHPLPRVNEISVEVDDDPRAAYFRQVQYGVYVRMALILTLLDIHVE, encoded by the coding sequence ATGAGACATTTGATGAGTCCTCTGGATTTTTCTGTAGAGGAACTGGAAACACTGTTAAATCTGGCGGGAGACATTGAAAAACACCCGGAAAAATATGCACATGCATGTGAAGGGAAGAAGCTGGCTACTTTATTTTATGAACCAAGTACGCGTACACGTTTAAGCCATGAGGCTGCGATGCTCAATCTGGGCGGAAGCATCATGGGATTTTCTTCCGCAGATTCCAGCTCTGCCTCAAAAGGAGAGAGTGTTTCAGATACGATCCGCACCGTTTCTTGTTATGCAGATATCGTTGCTATGCGCCATCCAAAGGAAGGAGCGCCGATGGTTGCCTGTAAGCACGCTTCCATTCCTGTCATCAACGCAGGAGACGGAGGACATCAGCATCCAACCCAGACACTGACTGACCTTTTGACTATCCGTTCCGTAAAAGGACGCCTTGATCATATGACGATCGGACTTTGCGGAGACTTAAAATTCGGACGTACCGTACATTCTCTGATCCACGCTCTGGTGCGCTATGAGGGAATCAAATTTGTTTTGATCTCACCGGAAGAATTACGTCTTCCAAGCTATATCCGTCAGGATGTTCTGGATAAAAACCATATCGAATACAAGGAAGTTGTCCGTCTGGAAGACGCCATGCCGGAACTTGATATCCTATACATGACACGTGTACAAAAAGAACGTTTCTTCAACGAAGAAGATTATGTCCGCATGAAAGATTTCTATATCCTGGACAAAAAGAAAATGCAGCTGGCTCCTTCCGATATGTTTGTACTGCATCCACTGCCACGTGTCAACGAGATTTCTGTGGAAGTAGACGATGATCCGCGAGCAGCTTATTTCAGACAGGTACAGTATGGTGTTTATGTACGTATGGCACTGATTCTGACACTGCTTGATATTCATGTAGAGTAA
- a CDS encoding nitroreductase family protein: protein MNTVDCIKSRRSIRRFKPDSVKHSLIEEIVSAASFSPSWKNTQITRYIAIEDPSLLGKIADDFTPSYNSDIIRQTPVLIAVTYIKGRCGFERDGSYTTGKKDRWQMFDAGVACQTFCLAAHEYGLGTVIMGVFDESGISSLLDIPKERELAALIALGYPDIEPSAPKRKTVEDLLQYR from the coding sequence ATGAATACAGTTGATTGTATCAAAAGCCGCAGAAGCATCCGCAGATTCAAACCGGATTCTGTTAAGCATTCATTGATTGAAGAGATCGTTTCCGCAGCTTCTTTTTCCCCATCCTGGAAAAATACTCAGATTACCCGTTATATCGCAATTGAGGATCCTTCCCTTCTGGGAAAAATTGCTGATGACTTTACCCCATCTTACAATTCAGATATCATCCGCCAGACACCGGTTTTGATTGCTGTCACTTATATCAAGGGACGGTGCGGTTTTGAGCGCGACGGCTCTTATACCACTGGAAAAAAAGACCGCTGGCAGATGTTTGATGCCGGTGTGGCCTGTCAGACGTTCTGTCTGGCTGCGCACGAATACGGACTGGGTACTGTCATTATGGGCGTATTTGATGAGAGTGGAATTTCCAGTCTTCTGGACATTCCAAAGGAACGGGAACTGGCTGCATTGATTGCACTTGGATATCCTGATATCGAGCCATCTGCACCAAAACGCAAAACTGTTGAAGATTTATTACAATATCGATAA
- a CDS encoding purple acid phosphatase family protein, whose protein sequence is MKKRVIAVLISAILLYQPLSVSAAAAPDGMTDASKTPAAQNGAWDAWCEEWETIKTDWTQVAMSPGSDETEMNFAWYTKEGEEASFVYGQTPDLSDGQSAAVSESPAQTGYKSSKVVIKDLKPGTTYYYQVSGKEICSFTTDADTSSFSFIFVGDPQIGSSNPEKAKTPEDILKPSFAAAQSEAVRNDTFNWNDTLTKAYEKTNRLASFVLSSGDQIQTNAKKVQDTTISEVEYAGYLSPDLMKSVPVATTVGNHDADNANYTYHFNPANSSSLGDNGTVGGDYYYTYGDALFMILNTQDTNVEEHRQFIESTVAANTDCKWKIVTLHQDIYGSAEHSNEPEITNLRYSLVPVFEQNDIDLVLAGHDHAYSRTKMLEGGQFKMEYSDDEFEEQLEKDMDAGENPDTLYEAPGNISEDTQDEGEQKYLKYLHAVMDEEAVMELTENQETAVNSDGIMYLTAGSSSGSKYYDLVPRQQTYIANRWQQDVPTYSVVDITETTLTVNTYRTDTQEPIDTQFMLVKSVDHGQLSALIEEAGSKNPEEYTTESYQTMQQALEGARTVNADPAADTATLTNAYTALKTALDQLEMKHQENLNPPSSSDSPDNGQSQNGGTSGSMSDQTTHTEGINKKPVTSQTTVKTGDAVPIAGVVIVMLTALLCGGGVLVARRKRDQK, encoded by the coding sequence ATGAAGAAGAGAGTCATTGCGGTGTTGATTTCCGCCATACTGCTTTACCAGCCATTATCAGTATCTGCAGCAGCAGCTCCAGATGGAATGACAGACGCAAGCAAAACACCAGCGGCACAAAACGGGGCATGGGATGCATGGTGTGAGGAATGGGAAACAATAAAAACAGACTGGACACAGGTCGCCATGTCACCTGGATCCGATGAAACAGAAATGAATTTTGCATGGTATACGAAAGAAGGGGAAGAGGCATCCTTTGTATATGGACAGACTCCGGATCTAAGCGATGGGCAAAGTGCAGCAGTATCAGAAAGTCCGGCGCAGACAGGTTATAAGAGCAGCAAAGTGGTGATAAAGGATTTGAAGCCCGGAACTACGTACTATTATCAGGTGAGCGGAAAAGAGATTTGCTCCTTTACTACGGATGCAGATACAAGTTCCTTTTCCTTTATTTTCGTAGGAGATCCGCAGATTGGTTCTTCCAATCCGGAAAAAGCAAAGACTCCGGAGGATATTTTAAAACCATCCTTTGCGGCAGCACAGTCAGAAGCAGTTAGAAATGATACCTTTAACTGGAATGATACATTGACAAAAGCATATGAAAAAACAAACAGATTGGCATCCTTTGTTCTTTCTTCTGGGGATCAGATTCAGACAAATGCCAAAAAAGTGCAGGATACAACAATCAGTGAGGTAGAATATGCAGGATATTTGAGTCCGGATCTTATGAAAAGTGTACCCGTCGCAACAACGGTAGGAAATCATGATGCAGACAATGCCAATTATACGTATCATTTTAATCCGGCAAACAGCAGTTCTCTTGGCGACAATGGAACAGTAGGCGGAGATTATTACTACACATATGGGGACGCCCTGTTTATGATTTTAAATACGCAGGATACAAATGTGGAGGAACATCGTCAGTTTATTGAATCCACAGTAGCGGCAAATACAGATTGCAAATGGAAAATAGTAACACTTCATCAGGATATTTATGGATCTGCAGAACATTCCAATGAACCAGAAATCACCAATTTGCGTTATAGTCTGGTGCCTGTGTTTGAACAAAATGATATTGATCTGGTGTTGGCAGGACATGATCACGCATATTCCAGAACAAAAATGTTAGAAGGCGGTCAGTTCAAAATGGAATATTCGGATGATGAATTTGAAGAACAGTTGGAAAAAGATATGGATGCGGGAGAAAATCCTGATACACTTTATGAGGCACCGGGAAATATTTCAGAAGATACACAGGATGAGGGCGAACAAAAATATCTGAAATATCTGCATGCGGTGATGGATGAGGAAGCAGTAATGGAATTGACAGAGAATCAGGAAACGGCGGTAAATTCTGATGGAATCATGTATCTGACAGCAGGATCTTCATCAGGAAGTAAATATTATGATCTGGTACCTCGCCAACAGACTTATATTGCCAACAGATGGCAGCAGGATGTTCCGACTTATTCGGTAGTAGACATTACGGAAACAACATTGACAGTGAATACATATCGCACAGATACACAGGAACCGATCGATACACAGTTTATGCTTGTGAAATCAGTTGATCATGGACAGCTTTCCGCGTTAATTGAAGAAGCTGGGAGTAAAAATCCAGAAGAATATACAACCGAGAGTTATCAAACAATGCAGCAGGCTCTGGAAGGCGCCAGAACTGTAAATGCAGATCCGGCAGCAGATACGGCAACACTGACAAATGCATATACTGCATTGAAAACAGCATTGGATCAGTTGGAGATGAAACATCAGGAAAATTTAAACCCACCGTCATCCAGTGATTCACCGGACAATGGACAGTCACAAAACGGAGGTACAAGTGGTTCTATGAGCGACCAGACTACGCATACAGAAGGTATCAATAAAAAACCAGTGACTTCACAAACAACGGTAAAAACAGGAGACGCTGTACCGATTGCAGGGGTAGTGATCGTGATGTTAACAGCGTTACTTTGCGGAGGCGGAGTGCTCGTGGCTCGGAGAAAGCGTGACCAAAAATGA
- a CDS encoding YibE/F family protein — protein MTKNELAEKGRRQFIIFGITILFAAFLIQLNQVEREGLYETEGKTFEKAKVVEIKKDNTTESGNQIGNQLVSLRLLSGKFRGTVVEAVSSSGYLYGTHCEKGMKVIAEVNEGEDSLYVTVYSYDRTAILCMIVLLFLLTLSLIGGRKGVYSVVALIFTFVCIVFLFLPLIYRGVSPVWAAVLVAILTTVVTMYLLGGISSKSVTAVVGTVLGVGISGILAILFGKWTHISGYNVADIEQLTYVGQTTNIKIGELLYAGILISALGAVMDVAMSIASTINEIHFRNPLLSARELFFSGIRVGKDMMGTMSNTLILAFTGTSINTLVFLYVYNYSTTQIINMYSIGIELIQGIASTMGVILTIPLVSLLSAWHLKRKEIKIFSKIFQRTGRR, from the coding sequence GTGACCAAAAATGAATTGGCTGAAAAAGGGAGAAGGCAGTTTATCATTTTCGGAATTACGATTCTGTTTGCTGCATTTTTGATACAGTTAAATCAAGTGGAACGGGAAGGGCTGTATGAAACAGAAGGAAAAACCTTTGAAAAAGCAAAAGTAGTGGAGATAAAAAAAGATAATACAACAGAGTCGGGAAATCAGATTGGAAATCAACTGGTTTCCCTTCGATTATTAAGTGGCAAGTTTCGTGGAACAGTTGTGGAGGCTGTCAGTTCTTCAGGTTATCTTTACGGAACACATTGTGAAAAGGGCATGAAGGTGATCGCGGAAGTGAATGAAGGGGAAGATTCGTTGTATGTTACCGTCTACAGTTATGACCGTACGGCAATTTTGTGTATGATTGTTTTGCTGTTTTTGCTGACCTTAAGTCTGATCGGAGGGAGAAAAGGAGTCTATTCCGTTGTCGCTTTGATTTTTACATTTGTATGTATTGTATTTCTATTTTTGCCACTTATCTACAGAGGGGTATCTCCTGTTTGGGCAGCAGTGCTGGTTGCAATTCTGACGACGGTTGTGACTATGTATTTACTGGGAGGGATTTCAAGTAAAAGTGTGACTGCTGTGGTCGGCACAGTACTGGGGGTTGGAATTTCAGGGATACTGGCAATTCTGTTTGGAAAATGGACACATATTTCCGGATATAATGTTGCAGATATTGAGCAGTTGACGTATGTAGGTCAGACAACGAATATTAAAATTGGAGAATTGTTGTATGCGGGCATTTTGATTTCGGCACTGGGGGCTGTTATGGATGTTGCGATGTCAATAGCGTCTACTATTAATGAAATCCACTTTCGCAATCCACTGCTTTCTGCAAGGGAATTATTTTTTTCGGGGATACGGGTTGGAAAAGATATGATGGGGACAATGTCAAATACACTGATTTTAGCTTTTACAGGTACGTCGATTAATACGTTAGTATTTTTGTATGTGTATAACTATTCCACAACGCAGATCATCAATATGTATTCCATAGGAATCGAGTTAATTCAGGGAATTGCTTCCACAATGGGAGTGATATTGACGATTCCATTGGTTTCATTACTTAGTGCATGGCATTTAAAACGGAAAGAAATTAAAATTTTTTCAAAAATTTTTCAAAGAACAGGCCGGCGGTAA
- a CDS encoding putative ABC transporter permease: MKKKFILCGTLGWCMEILFTGLHSFFSKDYTLAGRTSIWMFPIYGMACIFSPLSQKLKTKNTLLRGSIYTAFIFAGEFLSGLFLKKHRICPWDYSRAKFNIKGVIRLDYAPLWFTAGLFFEKFLKKF; this comes from the coding sequence ATGAAGAAAAAATTTATTTTATGCGGCACCCTCGGCTGGTGCATGGAAATTTTGTTTACAGGACTTCACTCCTTTTTCTCCAAAGATTATACACTTGCAGGAAGAACCTCCATCTGGATGTTTCCAATCTATGGAATGGCATGTATTTTCTCCCCGCTCTCCCAGAAATTAAAGACAAAAAATACCCTTCTGCGCGGCAGTATCTACACTGCTTTTATTTTTGCCGGGGAATTTTTATCCGGTCTGTTTTTAAAGAAACACCGGATCTGTCCCTGGGATTACAGTCGTGCAAAATTCAATATCAAAGGGGTCATCCGTCTTGATTATGCGCCGCTTTGGTTTACCGCCGGCCTGTTCTTTGAAAAATTTTTGAAAAAATTTTAA
- the pheA gene encoding prephenate dehydratase: MATLEELREKLDGIDDQIAKLYEERMKVCEDVGRFKVGAGRKVFDRQREHEKLLDVASKVNGEFNKKGIQELYAQLMSMSRKLQYQQLVEAGALGRLPFIEMELLDKQNVRVVFQGVEGAYSQAAMKKYFPDNENNFHVTTFREAMEAIEEGAADFAVLPIENSSAGAVNEVYDLLVEFENYIVGETFLPIENTLAGLPGTTLSQIERVYSKAEALMQTSRFLEKHGDWQQISVSNTAAAAKKVLKEQDHSQAAVCSAYAAQVYGLSVLAEDINDETNNVTRFIIVTNQKIFTPDASKISICFELPHQSGSLYQILSHFIYNDLNMTKIESRPVEGKSWEYRFFVDFEGNLEQPGVKNAIRGLREEARNLKILGNY, translated from the coding sequence ATGGCGACATTGGAAGAACTCAGGGAGAAGCTGGATGGGATCGATGATCAGATCGCAAAGCTGTATGAAGAAAGAATGAAAGTCTGCGAGGATGTTGGAAGATTTAAAGTCGGCGCAGGGCGAAAAGTGTTTGACCGTCAAAGAGAACATGAAAAACTTCTGGATGTGGCATCCAAGGTGAACGGTGAGTTTAACAAGAAGGGGATTCAGGAGCTGTACGCACAGCTGATGAGTATGAGCCGGAAATTGCAGTATCAGCAGCTTGTGGAGGCGGGTGCACTGGGAAGACTTCCGTTTATTGAGATGGAGTTGCTTGATAAGCAGAATGTCCGTGTCGTATTTCAGGGTGTGGAAGGAGCTTATAGTCAGGCTGCCATGAAGAAATATTTTCCGGACAATGAGAACAATTTTCATGTGACGACTTTCCGGGAAGCCATGGAGGCAATCGAGGAGGGGGCGGCAGATTTTGCAGTTCTTCCGATTGAAAATTCTTCTGCTGGAGCAGTCAATGAAGTATATGATCTGTTGGTAGAGTTTGAAAATTATATTGTGGGAGAGACGTTTCTTCCAATCGAAAATACGCTGGCAGGCCTTCCTGGAACCACACTCTCTCAGATTGAGCGTGTGTACTCTAAGGCAGAAGCTCTGATGCAGACAAGCCGTTTCCTGGAAAAGCATGGAGACTGGCAGCAGATCAGTGTGTCCAATACAGCGGCAGCGGCAAAAAAAGTCCTAAAAGAGCAGGATCACTCGCAGGCGGCAGTGTGCAGTGCATATGCAGCACAGGTATACGGACTTTCTGTTCTGGCAGAGGATATTAATGATGAGACTAATAATGTGACACGGTTTATCATTGTTACGAATCAGAAGATTTTTACGCCGGATGCATCGAAAATCAGTATTTGTTTTGAACTTCCGCACCAGAGTGGATCACTGTATCAGATTTTGTCGCATTTTATTTACAATGACCTGAACATGACAAAGATTGAATCCCGTCCGGTGGAAGGGAAAAGCTGGGAGTATCGTTTCTTTGTGGATTTCGAAGGAAATCTCGAACAGCCGGGTGTGAAAAATGCGATCCGGGGGCTCAGAGAAGAAGCGCGGAACTTGAAGATTTTAGGAAATTATTGA